In Entelurus aequoreus isolate RoL-2023_Sb linkage group LG02, RoL_Eaeq_v1.1, whole genome shotgun sequence, one genomic interval encodes:
- the LOC133663623 gene encoding uncharacterized protein LOC133663623, with the protein MDFLRDPINKKELFDFLTSKIQEFSWPPTKAVYVTSGQAVSGQAFGSTSMMDCCNHEEADTRIVVHLQCALKEGAKTVLVRTVDTDVIVILAGLFYDLVVLQPLTDIWVAFGMGKRFRYYHINHICKSLGEPKSQGLLMFHAYSGCDTTSAFNGKGKKSAWRAWQAYDAATETFMYLAKHPFQELKVDSEHFQTLERLTVILYNRSSPLNSISQTRKELFCQDSRPMERLPPTQDALLQHVKRAVFQAGIWATSTDTQQVIPSPKDFGWTKDETGSWVPVWITIPEVSIACRELIKCSCKGDCSSCKCSNANIDCSPLCKCNCCK; encoded by the coding sequence ATGGACTTTCTTCGCGACCCAATCAACAAGAAGGAGTTGTTTGATTTCTTGACATCCAAGATCCAAGAGTTCAGCTGGCCACCAACCAAAGCTGTGTATGTCACATCGGGGCAAGCGGTGTCAGGACAAGCTTTTGGTTCCACTAGCATGATGGACTGTTGCAACCATGAGGAGGCAGACACAAGGATAGTGGTCCATCTACAATGCGCATTGAAGGAGGGAGCAAAGACAGTTCTTGTGCGAACTGTGGACACTGATGTCATCGTGATCCTTGCTGGTTTATTTTATGATTTGGTGGTGCTTCAACCATTGACTGACATCTGGGTGGCTTTTGGCATGGGAAAAAGGTTCAGATATTACCACATAAACCACATCTGCAAAAGCCTGGGGGAACCCAAATCACAAGGTCTGCTTATGTTCCACGCATATTCAGGTTGTGACACAACATCTGCATTTAACGGAAAAGGCAAGAAGTCAGCTTGGAGGGCCTGGCAAGCCTATGATGCTGCTACAGAAACATTTATGTATCTGGCAAAGCATCCATTCCAGGAACTAAAAGTTGACTCTGAGCATTTCCAGACACTTGAGAGGCTGACTGTGATCCTGTACAACAGATCCAGTCCTTTGAACTCCATCAGTCAAACAAGGAAGGAACTCTTCTGTCAAGACAGTCGGCCGATGGAGAGATTACCTCCCACGCAGGATGCCCTACTCCAGCATGTAAAACGGGCTGTGTTTCAGGCAGGAATCTGGGCAACCAGCACAGACACACAGCAAGTGATTCCTTCTCCAAAGGACTTTGGATGGACCAAGGACGAAACAGGGTCATGGGTTCCAGTTTGGATAACCATTCCCGAGGTCTCCATTGCCTGCAGAGAGCTGATAAAATGCTCATGTAAAGGTGACTGTTCCAGCTGTAAATGCAGCAATGCTAATATTGACTGTTCTCCACTTTGCAAATGCAACTGCTGCAAATAG